Proteins encoded in a region of the Salminus brasiliensis chromosome 2, fSalBra1.hap2, whole genome shotgun sequence genome:
- the tmbim4 gene encoding protein lifeguard 4, with protein MNPEKYPRSSIEDDFNYGTSVATASVQIRMDFLRKVYTILSLQIIVTTAVSALFMFCEPIKNFVHSSPSVVLVSAIGSLVFLLALAVYRHQHPVNLYLLFGFTLLEAVSVATAVTFYEYSVVLQACILTSAVFAGLTTYTFQSKRDFSKLGAGLFAALWILIIASFMRLFFQNDTVELMFAGAGALLFCGFIIYDTHLLMHKLSPEEHVLASINLYLDIVNLFLHILRILDSLKKN; from the exons ATGAATCCAGAGAAGTATCCCCGTTCATCCATCGAGGATGATTTTAATTATGGCACCAGCGTCGCGACGGCGAGCGTACAGATCCGTATGG ATTTCCTACGGAAAGTGTACACCATCCTGTCCCTGCAGATCATTGTAACCACAGCTGTATCTGCCCTCTTCATGTTCTGTGAGCCCATTAAAAACTTTGTGCATTCAAG TCCCTCTGTGGTATTGGTGTCAGCAATCGGCTCCCTGGTTTTCCTCCTAGCCCTGGCTGTCTACCGTCACCAGCACCCTGTCAACCTCTATTTACTGTTTGGATTT ACTCTGTTGGAGGCGGTGTCTGTGGCCACAGCTG TGACGTTTTATGAATACTCAGTGGTGCTCCAGGCCTGCATCCTCACTTCTGCTGTGTTTGCTGGCCTGACTACCTACACCTTCCAGTCCAAACGGGACTTCAGCAAACTCGGAGCTGG GCTGTTTGCTGCCCTTTGGATCTTGATCATTGCAAGCTTTATGAGG CTGTTCTTCCAGAATGACACCGTGGAGCTGATGTTTGCTGGGGCTGGTGCGCTGCTCTTCTGTGGCTTCATCATCTACGACACACACCTGCTGATGCACAAGTTGTCACCTGAGGAGCACGTTCTGGCCTCCATCAACCTCTACCTGGACATCGTCAACCTCTTCCTTCACATCCTGCGTATCCTTGACTCCCTGAAGAAAAACTGA